tacAAGCTGGGGTCTGAGTAGTTTAACAATGGCTGTCCTGCAATGTACAGGNNNNNNNNNNNNNNNNNNNNNNNNNNNNNNNNNNNNNNNNNNNNNNNNNNNNNNNNNNNNNNNNNNNNNNNNNNNNNNNNNNNNNNNNNNNNNNNNNNNNNNNNNNNNNNNNNNNNNNNNNNNNNNNNNNNNNNNNNNNNNNNNNNNNNNNNNNNNNNNNNNNNNNNNNNNNNNNNNNNNNNNNNNNNNNNNNNNNNNNNNNNNNNNNNNNNNNNNNNNNNNNNNNNNNNNNNNNNNNNNNNNNNNNNNNNNNNNNNNNNNNNNNNNNNNNNNNNNNNNNNNNNNNNNNNNNNNNNNNNNNNNNNgtggaggcaagccagtaaagaacatccctccatggcttctgcatcagctcctgcttcctgacctgcttgagttccagtcctacatcctttggtgatcaacagcaatatggaaatgtaagctgaataaactctttcctccccaacttgcttcttggtcatgatgtttgtgcaggaatagaaaccctgactaagacaaacaggATAGAAGAATATGCCagcaaggacaaggacaaggacaagcaggcacacacacacacacacacacacacacacacacacacacacacacacacaaaagcaaaaagtgGGCTGAAGACAGAAGATATGGCCCAAACTCAGGGTGGGTCTTTCCATCCCAAATGAGCCAATCAAGACAATCCACAGCTGCTTGGGTTTCAGTTGATTCCAggtgtagtcaagttgataaaatTAGCCACCACAGTCACccacaggttctctctctgcTCAGATATACACTCTTCCTGCAAAGGTCCAAGTGGGAGTTCGTCTCAGCTTCTTTTGTGAGCTGAGGGATCTGCCAATACACCGAAGGAGCTGCAGATGCTACACGAACAAGTGTGGTGTTCTGAGGGAGCTGCACCCGAAAGTCAAAAGTTGTGTCTTATGAACTTTTTGCATAGTACGGAGCCTTACTTGGTTTTGCCAGTACAGTGGATTAAACCTAGAACTTCATGCCTGCTAAGCAAATGCTGTGCCACCGACATCTTTTTAGAAGACACTTGTTGACATGTAGTAATAGATGAGAATGGGCTTCACTGTGACAATTTCACATATGTATGAAATACTTCAATCACATTCATCCCATTACACTCTCTTGGCCAGTCCCACCGAGCCCATTCTGCTGCCGCTGCTTCTCCTCTTatgccctttctcttttcttgtgtgtgtgtgtgtgtgtgtgtgtgtgtgtgagagagagagagagagagagagagagagagagagagagagacccagtgtGTTCATTAGAGTGTTTATCGACACATGGGTGAGCGTGTGCTTATAGGAGCAGGCGACCCTAACTAATGGCTCACTACCCAAGAAAATGGGTCTCCCTACACATCAAACACTGACTGCATATAAATCCCTAGGGACAGATGATGACATGTGGGCCATAATGAACACCTGGCTTCAAGTCCACTCATTAGGGGCGGTCACTTCCCTAGGGACTGACGTCCCATGACTCGGCAGTCTGATTGACCTGCTCCTTGTCATATTCCGTCTCTGATGTGTGCTTCTCCCAAGGGTGGCCTTGTTTTGGGATCAACATGGGTCGCTCTGGTGGTACAGTTGTCATTGCTCATAGGAGTCCTGGCACTAAGGAGTGTTTTGGAGGCTGGGGATGCGGCTCAGTCGGTAGTGTGTTACTTgaaccctgggttccattcccagcactgcataaactgggagTGACAGAAATGGGCACAgtctcagcacccaggaagcacTGGCGGGAGGACCAGAAGTTTAAGATCATCCAGTCATCCTTGactatagtgagtttgaggccatcctgggctacataagactctgtctccaaaacaaacaacaccccccccaaaaaaaaaacccatagctgtgtgtgtgtgtgtgtgtgtgtgtgtgtgttggtgtgcctgttgtgtgtttacatatacattTCCTCGCATGCAATTTGTGCATTTTTGAAATTTCAGACTCTTGAGTAAATCTTGAACCCATACCCTACTTTGTCTCAATTAAATGCTCAGGGATAGAAACTCCAGCATTGCTTATGAGGGAATGTTTTCTAAGCCACTTCTTCCTTATCTCCCTCTATTCAGGAGCAGATGGAAGAGTTGAAGCGAAAGGCATCAAAGGTGATCCAGGCTCCAGAGGATCTCCGGGGAAACATGGCCCAAAGGGATCCGTTGGTCCTATAGGAGAGCAAGGGCTGCCAGGAGAGACTGGCCCTCAGGGGCAAAAGGGGGATAAAGGCGAGGTGGGCCCCACTGGACCCGGAGGATTAATGGGCAGTACTGGACCTTTGGGTCCCAAGGGCTTACCTGGCCCCGTGGGCCCCATTGGCAAACCAGGTCCCAGGGGAGAAGCTGGACCCATGGGCCCCCAGGGGGAGCCGGGAGTCAGAGGAATGAGAGGCTGGAAAGGCGAtcgaggagagaaggggaaagttgGTGAGGCCCCCGTCGTACCCAAGAGTGCTTTCACTGTGGGGCTCACGGTGATCAGCAAGTTCCCTCCCCCAGATGCACCCATTAAATTTGATAAGATCCTATACAATGAACTGAACCACTACAATGTAGCGACGGGGAAGTTCACCTGCCACGTGGCGGGCGTCTATTACTTTACCTACCACATCACCGTGTTCTCCAGGAATGTGCAAGCATCTCTGGTCAAAAATGGGGTAAAAGTCCTGCACACCAAGGACAGTTACATGAGCTCTGAGGACCAGGCGTCCGGAGGCGTCGTGCTGGAGCTGAAGCTCGGGGACGAAGTGTGGATGCAGGTGACAGGAGGAGAGAGGTTCAATGGCTTATTTGCAGATGAGGATGACGATACCACGTTCACGGGCTTCCTGCTGTTCAGCAGCTCTTGACACAGGGACTCTGTATGTGGGCCTCACAGAGGGTTCTCTCTGCTGGGGAATGTGGTACCCACAGAACTAGCTTGGGGAGGGTGGGATGTGACTGCATCCATTCCTCGAATTATCGCATCAACCCTAAAATGTATACATGGGAAGTTAGTCCTACAGATTCTGTCATTTGAACACATGAATGAACACTAAGAGCCACCAGCAATGCATCAGTGTCCCCTGAAGGCTTCCCCTCCGTGTCACTGAATGAAGACTGAGTTCAGATTTGAATTCTCTAGTTCATGAATCCTGTgtctttcccaccccacccccaccctggcaccCCTGATCTGTCTGCTGTATAAGTCTGAATCCGCATCAGCCTGAAGATTGTCTTGTGAATCTAAGGGTTTTGCTCTCTCTTTTATTGAGCAGTACAAAAGACAACAAACGGAGAAAGGGATGAGGGATACTTCATAGACATCTTTAACAGAGTCTTACACTGACTCCAAGTGTTCCCAACTCACCCagataacaaacaaacattaagtggggttggggaggggaaagggaaggagatggggtgtggaggaggagaggagagactagGTCTGTCATGGGCTTTTGAAGACTCAAGGGCCTCTCTCAGTTACAcatctcctctaacaaggccacacccagtccttcccaaacagtttcactaactggaacattcaaacatatgactCTGGGGggctccatcctctctctccttattCAAAACGCCACAGTAATGCAAGGGGTACTTTCATCACAATGCATTGCCACAGTTGTATGTGTGTTACCTGGAATCTCTTAAAGAGTAAAAGAATAAGCAGTGATCCTGTCTGTTGTCATTAATTTTTCATGCTGGAAACGGAACCCAgggtttgtgcatgctaggcaagtgctctgccaagGAGCTGTCCTCAGCCCGTTTGTTACGATGCATTTACCATGTCACCGGTCCCTTACCCAGGACATCCTTTGCATGTGTGGGTGGTGGGAAGAGTGCTGATGCCCCGTTCCTGCTCTAAGGGCTGCATTATGTCTGATGTTAGGGAAATGCAATGGCAAATGAGCTGGACAGGCATAGCATTTGTAGAGCACTCGTGAGTTCCGTTTTCAACACCAGGAACAAATATTTATTCCATTTCATGATGAGCAGCTTTAAGCTGATGTCAGTGAGACACCCCAGGAGGCTTCAGATACCTTATTTTCTAACATGTGCGTCTATGCTACTCAGTTCAATGAATAGTTGGGCTGAATCTATAATAACTTGCTAGGACTTCCATAATCAAGGCGGATGGCTTAAAACGCCAGAATGCATCCTGTCATGGCTCTggaagcagaagttcaaggtccacATGTCAGCAAGACTGAGACTAAATCCCTGAAGGAAGGTTCTTCCTTGACACAGCTTCTAGTAGCCCCTGGAGTCCCTTGGTTTGAAGCACGTCACTTCAAGGTCTCTGCCTATAGCTCTGCATTGGTTTCCTTCTGTAACAGCACATGCCCAAATTTTCCTCTTCTAATGAGGAGTACACCAGTCACTTTGGATTCAGACCCATCCCCGTATGATTGTATCTGTAAGACCCTACCCAAATAAGGTCTGATTTGCAGGTACCAGAGCTTagtacttttaaaatgtcttatagGGCGACACAATAAAACCCACAGTAGTCTGTCCTCTAGACTTGCCTCCAGGTTGATGTCCTTCCTATGTGCTATCGGTCAACAGACCTGCCCTAACATACAAAATTCCATTATTATCATTTATGCCTAAAAAGTCATCGTTTAAGTTGTTTAAATCAGCAACAAGAGGGACCTGTTGTGTGGTACATCCTGGGCAGAATCTAGCGAGATGGGAATCTTTAGTCCGACAAGTTATTTGCTTTCAAAGTACAGCGTTAGGTTAGACATAAGGTGTCCATTAAAGGGAGACATGGAAAGGCAAAAAGGTCCCAGGAGTTTCAAGCCAGTCTGAAACCCAGCAGGGAAAAATCCCAGTGTTTGAAATGGTCAGTCTTTCCACAACACTGTAGTTCTTTATGCGATCTCACTGCAGGACCGTTAGGGTATGTTTCAGGCAGATTTTCTTCCTGCCCACCTGGGTACCTGGCAGCGATGGTGAGTTGTCCACATGTATCCGAGACTCATATGCTCACGGGAATGAACATGCTTCTTCTGATGGTTTCCGAACCCTGGCAATGAtggctaatcttcattgtcaacgtGGCCAACATTAGAAGCGCCTATGAGACACACCTCTGGTCATTACTGTGAGAGCTTTTCCAGAAAGGTTCAGTTAAAGAGAGATGGACCTGTCCTGAAAGAGAGTGGTACTGTTCCAGGGCCTGGGATCCAGactgaagagaaaggaacaaagtACCGAACGCTCTCTTCTTCCATTCACCCCACTGTGAGGGGAGGCCATGCTACCACCACCGTAAACTACTCCTGcgtcccccctctctccctaccccacctctctctctgtctctgtgtcctctcaacctcacctcccaaaggctgggatacTGTAGTCCCTTTTCTGTCTGCTGCTCCCCGCCTTCTACCCAGAACAATCTCTCAAGGAAAAATCGAATTTCTCATAATGAAACCCTTCCTTCTAGGCGTGGTGGCtcctgcctggaatcccagcattcaggatgccGAGGCAAGACTGCCAGTTTGAGCTTAGACTGGGATACACGGTGAGTTCCAGCCTGGAACacagagtgagagcctgtctGCAAACCAGTCAAACACAACACCTTCAAAATGTTCATTTCTTCCCTACCAAGGTCTGTAAAGCAGATATGACTGCCACCCCTCATGTCACCTTCTGCAGGAGAGATGACTGCACCTTCGAAAGAAGCTCTGGTTCCGGCAGGACCCCACACCCTGACCCACAGTGGTATGGGTATCTTTCCTCTGGAGAAGGCTAGGGGTATAGAAAGACTTCCCCACGCCTTCCCAAGTCTGCACTGTCATTTCTACTTTCCTGGGCACTCGACGACTGCAATGTCCCAGTGCCCCCctcccagtctctgccttcctttcattTCTGCAGTAGGACTGACATTAGTCCTGCCTGTACTGATTTATATTTTAGACTATTGTGATGAGACACTGGAGAGTTAGATAGACTCTCTGGTGGGCAGGCAGGGGGCGTGGCtaggtgatgatggtggtgaatCTCCAAGATGCCCTGCTTCTTCCTCAACCTATGGTTTTCCTCTCCCACCAACAGATCCCATTGCTGATGGACCTGCTCAATGAAGTCAAGACTGGGTCAGGACATGTCACACAACAGTTCTGGGCCAACCAACCACcctagatttttttcaaactctCCAACCCTAAATTAGGAGAAGGCTCtgcagaagcaagcaagcaagcaaacaaacaaaccaaaaaacaaaaaacaaaacaaacaaacaaacaaaaccagccccTGAGAagagtctctttctctctctctctctctctctctctctctctctNNNNNtctctctctctctctctctctctctctctctctctctctccccccatctctctctcccctctctctctttctctcctctctctttctgagtgCCCCTTTGCAAAGAATCTTTTTCTGTGTGCCTGTTGCAGGAAACACACACCTCACTCACCTTCTTCCTACTCTTAATTCTGTCCATGATGCTTAAGATTTCTCTGCTGCTCCATGTGGGTATTCAGATTTTTtccctgccttttaattcttcaGCTGGCAGAGACAACAAACCCGACCAAGACCTCTAAACTGTATCATTTCAAGACCCTTAGACCATATCAATAGTTTCCAAAGTCAAAAATTAGATGATAATTCTCCAATAGTTAATTCACATGGTATACACAACCATAGCTGGTGGGCGTGCAGACATGGAAGTGACTTCAACTTCTTTTAGAGAAAACAGGTGCCTTGGATTTCGACtgcttgtggtttcttctggatcctTTCACGCGCCGCCACTGAGTCTCCTCTGAGAAGGCATCAAGAACTCATCTTGAGTTCTCATATTCATTCCAATGCCTGACCAGACTTCTCCCTGTGCTCCAGTAGCCCTGTCAAACTCAAACCCAGGACGTTTCTTCCTCCAGACACACGAGGGCGCTACGGAACTGGAACTGCTCAGAAGGCGTGGAGGGCGACGCTCTTCCTAACGAGAGTCAGCGTGCTCAAGTCCGGGTCTGCAAGGCGAGTGCCGCGGCGTGGGCTGCTGCCTTGGAAACGCGGGGCGCGCGCTTCCTGAGCCTGGCAGAGCCGGGGTCCCGAGGATGCTGCTGGCGGCCGGGGCGCGGTACGCCCGTCGGCTCTGCGGCCGGGGAGCCGCGGCGGCTCTGCAGGGACGCACAGGCCGGAGCTGCGCCCGGGACGTCAGTACTAGCTGGTCCCCGGTGGGCGCCGCCTTCAACGTCAAGCCCCAGAGCCACCTATGGGACCTGTTGGGAGAGCGCCGGGTGAGCGTGCCGTGGGTC
The sequence above is drawn from the Mus pahari chromosome 8, PAHARI_EIJ_v1.1, whole genome shotgun sequence genome and encodes:
- the LOC110325905 gene encoding complement C1q and tumor necrosis factor-related protein 9, which encodes MRIWWLLLVWGACTRTAFSQDTCRQGHSGIPGNPGHNGLPGRDGRDGAKGDKGDAGEPGHPGGPGKDGIRGEKGEPGADGRVEAKGIKGDPGSRGSPGKHGPKGSVGPIGEQGLPGETGPQGQKGDKGEVGPTGPGGLMGSTGPLGPKGLPGPVGPIGKPGPRGEAGPMGPQGEPGVRGMRGWKGDRGEKGKVGEAPVVPKSAFTVGLTVISKFPPPDAPIKFDKILYNELNHYNVATGKFTCHVAGVYYFTYHITVFSRNVQASLVKNGVKVLHTKDSYMSSEDQASGGVVLELKLGDEVWMQVTGGERFNGLFADEDDDTTFTGFLLFSSS